In Pseudoalteromonas sp. NC201, a single window of DNA contains:
- a CDS encoding helix-turn-helix transcriptional regulator — translation MLHLTPGIFASFVKNLNAARHSHHLIQINLPVSDCIAQIGDKTLFGPSVIASGVEHSLKMTSGWVILVEPKSVYGGQLQSNSCAAIEINTAPKSNAKLAELIRTVGLTELPTTDLDPRIDRVLAQLDACFNAQTCLKPSHFSANTIAESLYLSPSRFLHLFTEQVGIAWRPYVLWRRLICSVVAIQQGNNLTQAAMLAGFADSAHLSRTFKRQFGITPTEALKTQSAIN, via the coding sequence ATGCTGCACCTCACTCCGGGTATATTCGCCTCATTTGTCAAAAACTTGAATGCCGCGCGCCATTCACATCACCTTATTCAAATCAACCTGCCCGTGAGCGACTGTATCGCGCAAATCGGTGACAAAACGCTATTTGGCCCAAGCGTAATTGCTAGTGGCGTAGAACATAGCTTAAAAATGACCTCAGGCTGGGTGATATTAGTCGAGCCAAAAAGCGTGTATGGCGGGCAACTCCAGAGCAACAGCTGCGCAGCAATCGAGATAAATACCGCACCAAAGAGCAATGCCAAGCTTGCCGAGTTAATACGCACAGTAGGACTTACCGAGCTACCAACGACGGATTTAGATCCACGAATTGACCGTGTATTGGCGCAATTAGATGCTTGTTTTAACGCACAAACTTGCCTTAAACCCAGTCACTTCAGCGCAAATACGATTGCCGAGTCACTTTATCTCTCACCAAGTCGCTTTTTACATCTGTTTACGGAGCAAGTGGGGATAGCATGGCGACCTTATGTGCTGTGGCGCAGGCTGATCTGTTCAGTTGTCGCCATACAACAAGGCAACAACCTTACACAAGCAGCCATGCTCGCGGGGTTTGCAGATAGCGCTCATTTGAGCCGAACATTTAAACGGCAGTTTGGCATTACACCGACTGAGGCATTAAAAACACAAAGCGCTATAAACTAA
- a CDS encoding sensor domain-containing diguanylate cyclase gives MLKNFSNVTQRLRRLSSQELDVSGTFQSFLIDLLDEGKLILDVTRVSVWLFDDLDKPSELINVANTDWQGDELPVQLPALTYENFPAYFSAINSGQSIDANDAAADPRTSEFQECYLTPNHIVTMLDTVIFKNGIPHGVVCCEGNNGVRTWHKDEIAFAEMIADCCSRRLLVKELWQLQLQLTDMAFKDPLTGLSNRRFLMDNAKREISRHARFDHPFSMMMLDIDHFKKINDNHGHETGDLVLKSFAEICVNTLRLEDCMCRLGGEEFIVLLPNTPVNSAMVIAERLRQEIEQSVISTPSGEITITSSFGVAAVNTNLPFGHSLKAVDHAVYQAKAAGRNCVIPAQ, from the coding sequence ATGTTGAAGAACTTTAGCAATGTCACTCAGAGGCTTAGGCGGCTCAGCTCGCAAGAGCTTGATGTATCGGGAACATTTCAAAGCTTCCTGATTGATTTACTAGATGAAGGTAAGCTTATCTTAGACGTCACTCGGGTTTCCGTTTGGTTGTTTGATGATCTTGACAAACCTTCTGAGCTTATCAATGTTGCTAATACAGATTGGCAGGGTGACGAGTTACCGGTGCAATTGCCAGCCTTAACATATGAAAACTTCCCCGCTTATTTTTCAGCAATCAACAGTGGTCAATCGATAGATGCGAATGACGCTGCCGCCGATCCCAGAACGTCTGAATTTCAAGAGTGTTATTTAACCCCAAACCACATAGTGACCATGTTAGATACGGTGATCTTTAAAAATGGTATTCCTCACGGAGTGGTGTGCTGTGAAGGGAATAATGGCGTACGTACGTGGCACAAAGATGAAATTGCTTTTGCGGAGATGATTGCGGACTGCTGCAGTCGCCGATTACTGGTTAAAGAGTTATGGCAGTTACAGCTGCAACTTACTGACATGGCGTTTAAAGATCCACTCACTGGATTGAGTAATCGACGTTTTTTAATGGATAACGCGAAACGTGAGATCAGTCGTCATGCACGCTTTGATCATCCATTTAGTATGATGATGCTAGACATAGATCACTTTAAAAAAATCAACGATAATCACGGCCATGAAACCGGTGATTTAGTGTTAAAAAGCTTTGCTGAGATCTGCGTAAATACCTTGAGGTTAGAAGATTGTATGTGTCGTTTAGGGGGGGAAGAGTTTATTGTGCTGTTACCTAACACGCCGGTAAATTCAGCGATGGTGATCGCCGAGCGCCTGCGACAAGAAATAGAGCAATCGGTTATCTCTACGCCATCAGGGGAGATCACCATTACATCAAGCTTTGGGGTCGCAGCAGTCAATACCAATTTGCCTTTTGGTCATTCATTAAAAGCCGTTGATCACGCGGTATATCAAGCCAAAGCTGCAGGCCGCAACTGCGTGATCCCCGCGCAATAG
- the trmB gene encoding tRNA (guanine(46)-N(7))-methyltransferase TrmB, with protein sequence MTEANSRSITTNQQGLHEKLDEIVTKHLTAEFKKPIAAHTQSAFDEVNVRVQAFNGPIILDSCCGVGESTANLAKRHPDALVIGIDKSAHRLDKHDVEYKQTEQGQYILVQADLNDFWRLALEANWQPSHHYLLYPNPWPKAKHIQRRWHGSAVFPFIVKLGGKLELRSNWDIYVKEFARALALSGVDVEVEAYESDEAITPFERKYWASGQSSTRLVVTL encoded by the coding sequence ATGACAGAAGCAAACTCTCGTAGTATCACCACTAATCAACAAGGGCTACACGAAAAGCTCGATGAAATCGTTACTAAGCATCTAACCGCTGAGTTTAAAAAACCCATTGCGGCACATACACAAAGCGCTTTCGATGAGGTTAATGTGCGAGTACAGGCCTTTAATGGACCGATTATTTTGGACTCATGTTGTGGTGTTGGTGAAAGTACGGCAAATTTGGCGAAGCGACACCCTGATGCGTTGGTAATTGGCATCGACAAGTCTGCGCATCGACTAGATAAACATGATGTTGAATATAAACAAACGGAACAAGGCCAATATATTTTGGTGCAAGCCGATCTCAATGACTTTTGGCGATTAGCGCTGGAAGCCAATTGGCAGCCGAGTCACCATTATTTGCTGTATCCTAATCCGTGGCCGAAAGCTAAACATATTCAAAGACGCTGGCATGGTAGCGCGGTGTTTCCTTTTATCGTCAAGTTAGGCGGCAAGTTGGAGCTGCGCAGTAATTGGGATATCTATGTAAAAGAGTTTGCCAGAGCTTTGGCGCTTAGCGGCGTTGATGTTGAAGTGGAAGCCTATGAAAGTGATGAGGCTATTACGCCCTTTGAGCGTAAGTATTGGGCAAGTGGTCAATCAAGCACCCGCCTCGTCGTAACGCTTTGA
- a CDS encoding transglutaminase-like domain-containing protein encodes MKQFLVTTPLVDYQHSEIQSLIEAKGWRQLDEITAAEQIYNFIKDDIEFGYSETDTLTASQVLKQGYGQCNTKGTLLVALLRACDIPTRVHGFEIANSLKQGLIPTLLAWFAPKSIIHSWVEVYLEERWVELEGYIIDDGYLKQVQQQFPMAKNFTGFGISTPCLQQPDNRFSLNGAYIQKQSITRDLGLYTSPDALYQQHKNLTGIKQWLYAHCFRHWINQRVKRVRAGRFN; translated from the coding sequence ATGAAGCAATTTTTAGTAACTACCCCTTTAGTTGATTATCAACATTCAGAGATCCAAAGCTTAATAGAAGCAAAAGGTTGGCGGCAACTTGATGAAATCACGGCAGCGGAGCAAATCTATAACTTCATCAAAGACGACATAGAGTTTGGTTATAGTGAGACAGATACACTAACTGCAAGCCAAGTGCTTAAGCAAGGCTATGGACAATGTAATACCAAAGGAACATTACTGGTCGCATTGCTAAGGGCTTGTGATATTCCCACCCGAGTTCATGGGTTTGAGATAGCCAACAGTCTTAAACAAGGGTTAATTCCTACCCTACTGGCGTGGTTTGCTCCAAAAAGTATTATCCATAGTTGGGTTGAAGTTTATCTAGAGGAGCGCTGGGTAGAGCTTGAAGGTTACATAATAGATGACGGCTACCTTAAGCAGGTTCAGCAACAGTTCCCGATGGCAAAAAACTTTACTGGGTTTGGTATTTCTACTCCCTGTTTACAGCAACCCGATAATCGCTTTTCGTTAAATGGTGCATATATTCAAAAACAAAGTATCACACGCGATTTAGGGCTTTATACAAGTCCAGATGCGCTGTATCAGCAACACAAAAATCTAACTGGCATCAAGCAATGGCTCTATGCACACTGCTTTAGACACTGGATAAACCAAAGGGTAAAGCGCGTCAGAGCCGGACGCTTCAACTAA
- a CDS encoding EAL domain-containing protein: MNTRSIAQPLKAKSKQPTTKATPLLGLTGYTSRLPVAWLVLASFIFLAALSIYVIANYYDTRRDIMARIDAQLINAATSANVIVGKKYHESPEQITPAEFKQKSHALTELARALNVEYVYTMVLKPPYVHFTASSYTREDLKLNRLTRYQDVYSEASITLKSAFHSTEPVFEIAKDKWGHFKSVFIPFVLPDGTTYIAGADLTIHDLESRLQESVMDAAIDASFFFVMFLVVVSLYFMYYKKTLTTDSRTGFGNRIALEQALKYSKSQHLCLSVVWVKELEDIISFYGTEVGDNVMAKVMSYFSEFTHPFEVYRLTTSKIALVTSIENGEHYLANLTESFPCAKPIYDAPHLYVNLCAGVAKGNCALLLENAFLALRQAQQQNTQVCYFDSQLQINPQQQSKNLHLTRLLQSACESDRIIPFFTPRKSCHDHADIQYHCTARVLNERGAIIDAEHFYPVMKQPKLRAQISMKLLELCITRFRKSNHAWSMQLSHSEIADAEYFEYISQILRRYPQPQLITFEFNETDVLKNFSDMSLMMQSLKAKGANVAVTGVNSGFLTINRILKLPLDAICLEASICENLDEDEMLLSSIEYLASHCNAKRIDLIVPCVATSKQAKQLEAAGVARLEGSWIGKASGHL; this comes from the coding sequence ATGAATACTCGGAGTATAGCTCAACCTCTCAAAGCTAAATCTAAGCAGCCTACGACAAAAGCAACGCCGCTTTTAGGGCTCACAGGTTATACTTCCCGACTCCCCGTTGCTTGGCTCGTTTTAGCCTCTTTTATCTTTTTAGCTGCCCTATCGATTTATGTTATCGCCAACTATTATGATACGCGTCGCGATATCATGGCGAGGATCGACGCCCAGCTAATCAATGCAGCCACCAGCGCCAACGTCATTGTAGGCAAAAAGTATCACGAGTCACCAGAGCAAATAACCCCAGCCGAGTTTAAACAAAAAAGCCATGCCCTCACCGAGCTTGCCCGTGCTTTAAATGTTGAATACGTCTATACCATGGTGCTTAAACCACCTTACGTGCACTTTACCGCGTCCAGTTACACCCGAGAAGATCTTAAACTCAACCGACTAACACGTTATCAAGATGTTTATTCCGAGGCTTCGATTACCCTAAAAAGCGCCTTTCACTCTACCGAACCTGTGTTTGAAATAGCCAAAGACAAATGGGGCCACTTTAAAAGTGTGTTTATTCCTTTTGTGCTACCCGATGGCACTACTTATATAGCAGGTGCAGACTTAACCATTCACGATTTAGAAAGTCGGTTACAAGAAAGTGTAATGGATGCCGCCATTGACGCTAGCTTCTTCTTTGTGATGTTTTTGGTTGTCGTGAGCTTGTACTTTATGTACTACAAGAAGACCTTAACAACGGATAGCCGCACCGGATTTGGCAACCGTATCGCCCTTGAGCAAGCACTTAAATATTCTAAATCGCAACACCTATGCTTAAGCGTAGTATGGGTGAAGGAGCTTGAGGATATCATTAGCTTCTATGGCACGGAAGTCGGCGATAACGTTATGGCAAAAGTCATGAGCTACTTTAGCGAGTTTACCCATCCGTTTGAGGTTTACCGCCTTACCACCTCTAAAATTGCGCTAGTTACCAGCATCGAAAATGGTGAGCATTATTTGGCGAACTTAACCGAGTCATTCCCTTGTGCAAAACCCATATACGACGCGCCGCATTTATACGTTAATTTGTGTGCGGGTGTTGCTAAAGGCAATTGCGCGTTGTTACTTGAAAATGCCTTTCTCGCGCTACGTCAGGCCCAACAGCAAAATACCCAAGTGTGTTATTTTGATTCTCAGCTGCAAATAAACCCCCAGCAACAATCAAAAAATCTCCACCTCACCCGTTTACTGCAAAGCGCGTGTGAATCAGACCGCATCATTCCTTTTTTTACGCCGCGTAAATCTTGTCACGACCATGCTGACATTCAGTACCACTGCACGGCACGCGTCCTTAACGAGCGCGGCGCTATCATCGATGCCGAACATTTTTATCCAGTGATGAAGCAACCAAAACTCCGCGCACAAATTAGCATGAAGCTACTTGAGTTATGCATCACCCGTTTTCGTAAATCGAACCATGCTTGGAGCATGCAATTGAGCCACAGTGAAATCGCGGATGCAGAATATTTTGAATATATCAGCCAGATCCTACGCCGTTACCCGCAGCCACAACTCATCACATTTGAGTTTAATGAAACGGATGTGCTCAAAAACTTTAGTGATATGAGCTTAATGATGCAGTCGTTAAAAGCAAAAGGTGCAAATGTTGCGGTAACGGGTGTGAATAGCGGCTTTCTTACCATCAATCGGATCTTAAAACTCCCACTTGATGCCATTTGTTTAGAAGCCAGTATTTGTGAAAACTTGGATGAAGATGAGATGCTGCTGAGCTCCATTGAATATCTTGCAAGCCATTGCAATGCCAAGCGGATCGACTTGATTGTACCCTGTGTTGCCACCAGCAAGCAGGCAAAACAACTGGAAGCTGCAGGCGTTGCAAGATTAGAAGGTAGCTGGATAGGCAAAGCAAGCGGCCATCTTTAA
- a CDS encoding ABC transporter permease, which yields MLKYGVALKSIWIKECIRFLRIWVQTLVPPAITMTLYFVIFGSLIGSRIGDMGGFSYMEFIVPGLIMMSVITNSYSNVASSFYSTKFQKSIEELLVAPVPNYIIVLGYMGGGMARGMLVGLIVTIVSLFFVDIQIHNLAVIVITVILTSAVFALGGLINAVFANSFDDISIIPTFVLTPLTYLGGVFYSITLLPEFWQGVSQVNPIIYMVNAFRFGFLGVSDVDIGVAFTVLGVFICGLFWLSLHLIKRGVGLRH from the coding sequence GTGTTGAAATATGGCGTCGCGTTAAAAAGTATTTGGATAAAAGAGTGTATTCGGTTTTTACGTATTTGGGTGCAAACCTTAGTACCGCCAGCGATCACCATGACACTTTATTTTGTGATATTTGGCAGTTTAATCGGCTCGCGCATTGGTGATATGGGTGGCTTTAGTTACATGGAGTTTATTGTACCTGGCTTAATCATGATGTCGGTGATCACCAACTCCTATTCTAATGTTGCCTCGAGTTTTTATTCCACCAAGTTTCAAAAGAGCATTGAAGAACTACTCGTTGCACCTGTGCCTAACTATATTATTGTACTTGGCTATATGGGCGGTGGTATGGCGCGAGGCATGCTCGTTGGGCTTATTGTTACTATCGTCAGTCTGTTTTTTGTGGATATTCAAATTCACAATCTAGCGGTTATCGTTATTACGGTTATTTTAACGTCAGCTGTGTTTGCATTAGGTGGTTTGATCAATGCGGTGTTTGCCAACAGCTTTGACGATATTAGTATTATTCCGACTTTTGTGCTTACACCCCTGACTTACCTAGGCGGCGTATTTTACTCAATCACATTGCTGCCGGAGTTTTGGCAAGGTGTGTCACAGGTAAATCCAATCATCTATATGGTAAATGCCTTCCGTTTTGGCTTTTTAGGTGTTTCGGACGTTGATATTGGCGTTGCCTTTACGGTATTAGGTGTATTTATATGTGGTCTATTTTGGTTGTCACTGCACTTAATTAAACGCGGTGTTGGGCTAAGACACTAA
- the panP gene encoding pyridoxal-dependent aspartate 1-decarboxylase PanP, with protein MGPKRCAVASEESLMRIFTVPEAPDSTLSRIEQEISSNLAGFLNENIAAVEKPLHEVEKDFQSAVIPEVPMFVSDYAQDIMEQLVAHSVHTAAPSFIGHMTSALPHFVLPLSKLMVGLNQNLVKIETSKAFTPLERQVLGMMHHLVYGSDDAFYDKWMHSAKTSLGAFCSGGTIANITALWIARNRLLKADGEFKGIGASGIVAAMLHYGYRGLAVLVSERGHYSLGKAADVLGIGRDNFISIKTAGNNKVDVDAMRAKANELEAQGIKVLALVGVAGTTETGNIDPLEEMADLAEELNCHFHVDAAWGGATLLSNNNRYLLKGVERADSITIDAHKQMYVPMGAGMVLFKDPAASDAIEHHAEYILRKGSKDLGSHTLEGSRPGMAMLVHACLRVIGRQGYEMLIDKGIEKARYFAELIKQTPDFELISEPELCLLTYRYVPEQIKAAIAQADEQEKIEIYAALNRFTASMQKRQREAGRSFVSRTRLTPEQYDRQPTVVFRVVLANPLTSESLLKEIMDEQRQLAMSDPVFKKYLAKYIK; from the coding sequence ATGGGTCCAAAGCGTTGCGCCGTTGCGTCTGAAGAAAGCTTAATGCGTATATTTACCGTGCCTGAGGCGCCTGATTCAACTTTAAGCAGAATCGAGCAAGAAATCTCGAGCAATTTGGCTGGCTTTTTAAATGAGAATATTGCGGCAGTTGAAAAGCCACTGCACGAAGTTGAAAAAGACTTTCAGTCGGCGGTGATCCCCGAAGTGCCGATGTTTGTCTCCGACTATGCGCAAGATATCATGGAGCAATTAGTTGCCCACTCAGTGCATACCGCAGCCCCAAGCTTTATCGGGCATATGACCTCAGCTTTACCGCATTTTGTGTTGCCACTGTCGAAGTTGATGGTGGGACTCAATCAGAACCTAGTCAAAATTGAAACGTCAAAAGCCTTTACTCCGCTTGAACGTCAAGTATTGGGAATGATGCATCACTTGGTTTACGGCAGCGATGATGCTTTCTACGATAAGTGGATGCACAGCGCAAAAACGTCACTAGGTGCTTTTTGTTCGGGTGGCACAATTGCGAATATAACCGCGCTTTGGATTGCAAGAAACCGCTTATTAAAAGCGGATGGTGAATTTAAAGGTATTGGTGCATCGGGTATTGTGGCTGCAATGCTACATTATGGTTACCGAGGCTTAGCGGTATTGGTTTCTGAAAGAGGCCATTATTCGTTGGGTAAGGCCGCAGATGTGCTAGGTATTGGCCGCGATAACTTCATTTCAATCAAAACGGCTGGCAACAATAAGGTTGATGTTGACGCCATGCGAGCCAAAGCTAATGAGCTTGAAGCGCAAGGGATAAAAGTACTGGCTTTGGTTGGTGTTGCTGGGACGACCGAAACGGGTAATATTGACCCTCTAGAAGAGATGGCTGATTTAGCTGAAGAACTCAATTGCCACTTTCATGTCGACGCCGCTTGGGGTGGGGCAACACTACTATCGAATAACAATCGCTACCTTCTGAAAGGGGTGGAGCGAGCAGATTCAATAACCATAGATGCGCACAAGCAAATGTACGTGCCTATGGGAGCGGGTATGGTGTTATTTAAAGACCCAGCGGCATCTGATGCAATTGAACATCACGCCGAATACATATTACGGAAAGGCTCTAAAGATCTGGGAAGTCATACTTTAGAGGGGAGTCGTCCTGGTATGGCGATGTTAGTGCACGCATGTCTGCGTGTCATTGGTCGTCAAGGCTATGAGATGCTTATTGATAAAGGGATTGAAAAGGCGCGGTATTTTGCTGAACTAATTAAACAAACCCCTGATTTTGAGCTGATCTCTGAACCTGAGCTATGTTTGCTGACTTACCGCTATGTGCCTGAGCAAATAAAAGCGGCAATCGCACAAGCGGATGAGCAAGAAAAGATAGAGATTTATGCTGCACTTAACCGTTTTACTGCGAGTATGCAAAAGCGTCAGCGTGAAGCGGGCCGCTCTTTTGTTTCTCGAACACGTTTAACACCAGAGCAATATGACCGCCAACCCACGGTGGTATTTCGAGTGGTTTTGGCCAACCCTCTGACATCAGAGTCTTTGCTTAAAGAAATCATGGATGAGCAACGCCAATTGGCAATGTCAGATCCGGTATTTAAAAAATACCTCGCAAAATATATTAAATAA
- the mutM gene encoding bifunctional DNA-formamidopyrimidine glycosylase/DNA-(apurinic or apyrimidinic site) lyase: MPELPEVEVSRLGIQPYLEQHIIQSVKVHNGKLRWPVPEEVQLLEGERVLAVKRRAKYLLIESKHGTAILHLGMSGNLRVVDSKEPLKKHDHVEIILASGKSLRLNDPRRFGAFLWQGTGEDHSVFEKLGPEPLTELFTAEYLFEKSRGKKQPIKQFVMDNHVVVGVGNIYANESLFKAGIHPKKEAGKISLKRYQLLTPIIKETLSAAIKQGGTTLKDFAQSDGKPGYFAQELLVYGRKGEPCVSCETPLKEIRLGQRSTVYCAKCQR, from the coding sequence ATGCCTGAGTTACCAGAAGTCGAAGTGAGCCGTTTAGGCATTCAACCATATTTAGAGCAACATATTATCCAAAGCGTAAAAGTGCACAATGGTAAGCTGAGATGGCCTGTACCAGAGGAAGTACAATTGCTCGAAGGTGAGAGGGTGCTTGCGGTTAAGCGACGGGCAAAATATTTGCTTATCGAATCCAAGCATGGCACTGCGATTTTGCACTTGGGGATGTCAGGAAACTTACGTGTTGTCGATAGCAAAGAGCCACTAAAAAAGCATGATCATGTGGAGATCATTCTGGCCTCAGGTAAGTCGCTCAGATTGAACGACCCGCGTCGCTTTGGTGCCTTCTTATGGCAAGGTACAGGCGAAGATCATAGCGTTTTTGAAAAGCTGGGTCCTGAGCCGTTGACCGAGCTTTTTACTGCAGAGTACTTATTTGAAAAAAGCAGAGGCAAAAAACAGCCGATTAAACAATTTGTTATGGATAATCATGTGGTGGTTGGTGTGGGTAATATTTATGCCAATGAATCTTTGTTTAAAGCAGGGATCCATCCCAAAAAAGAAGCAGGCAAAATTTCACTTAAACGCTACCAATTACTGACACCGATCATCAAGGAAACCTTAAGTGCAGCTATCAAACAAGGGGGAACGACACTTAAAGACTTTGCTCAAAGTGATGGTAAGCCGGGTTACTTTGCTCAAGAGTTACTGGTGTATGGTCGCAAAGGTGAGCCTTGCGTAAGCTGCGAAACGCCATTAAAAGAAATACGTCTAGGGCAACGCAGCACAGTGTATTGCGCTAAATGTCAGCGCTAG
- a CDS encoding manganese-dependent inorganic pyrophosphatase, which produces MAMYVVGHKIPDSDSICGAIALAYLKNQIGEEAIPTRLGEVSPETQFILDRFGFEAPELKMSYAGEDVYIVDHTEKTQAPDDIDKATVVGVVDHHKLGDLTTSTPLECWIRPVGCSNTIIKMMYDFYDVEIPANIAGIMMCAILSDTVIFKSPTCTTADIKCVEALAKIAGVDDAKELGMEMFKVKSAVEGTPIRDLVMRDFKDFNMNGNLVGIGQLEVVDLAVFDKIKDELHADIAKLKEEGNRHSVMLLLTDIMKEGSQMLIASDDEAIIAKAYDVEPEASKVWLDGVLSRKKQVVPPLQDAFAG; this is translated from the coding sequence ATGGCAATGTATGTAGTGGGTCATAAGATCCCTGATTCAGATTCAATCTGCGGTGCAATCGCACTTGCTTATTTAAAAAACCAAATTGGTGAAGAAGCAATCCCAACGCGTTTGGGTGAAGTCTCACCGGAGACTCAGTTTATTCTTGACCGTTTTGGTTTTGAAGCACCAGAGCTTAAGATGAGCTATGCTGGCGAAGATGTGTATATCGTTGACCACACTGAAAAAACGCAAGCACCAGACGACATCGATAAAGCAACTGTGGTTGGCGTAGTTGATCACCACAAACTAGGCGACCTTACAACTTCAACACCACTTGAGTGTTGGATCCGCCCTGTTGGCTGTAGTAACACGATTATTAAAATGATGTACGACTTCTACGATGTAGAAATCCCAGCAAATATTGCTGGCATCATGATGTGTGCAATCCTAAGCGACACAGTCATCTTCAAATCACCAACTTGTACCACTGCGGATATCAAATGTGTTGAAGCACTTGCAAAAATCGCGGGTGTTGATGATGCTAAAGAGCTTGGCATGGAAATGTTCAAGGTGAAATCAGCAGTTGAAGGCACACCAATTCGTGACCTGGTCATGCGTGATTTCAAAGACTTTAATATGAATGGCAACCTTGTTGGTATTGGCCAGCTTGAAGTGGTTGATCTTGCTGTATTTGACAAGATCAAAGATGAGCTACATGCCGATATCGCAAAATTAAAAGAAGAAGGTAATCGCCACAGTGTAATGCTGCTACTTACTGATATCATGAAAGAAGGCTCACAAATGCTGATCGCTTCTGATGATGAAGCGATCATCGCAAAAGCATACGACGTTGAGCCTGAAGCAAGCAAAGTATGGTTGGACGGCGTACTGAGCCGTAAAAAGCAAGTTGTACCACCATTGCAAGACGCATTCGCTGGTTAA